Genomic segment of Candidatus Eremiobacteraceae bacterium:
ATAGCCGGTATTAGACGGGTGGAGGCCATCAAAGCTCAAAAGGCCGCCCAAGAACGCGAGACTACAGCATTTCGGCGGATTGATGGGCACGCCGCCGGCCTGTTTTATCTGGGCGAATAGCGCGTGGATATCGACGAGCGGCGCCTTTGTCGCAGTGGCAGCGGCGCCGATGGCGGCGTTATATGCCGTGTTGAGCGCTTGCACTTGCGCCGCGAACGCATCGGTGAGGTAGTCCCCGGGCGCGGAGAGCACGGGCTGAAATCCGCCGCCCGCGAGTGTGGCCAATGTGACAAAAAGTCCGGACTCCGTGAGGTATCCGTTGGGACCGACGCCATACGTGGATTGGATGTACGCCGTCACGGCTTGCGCGGCAGGAGGCGGCACGAAAAACGGCGCGGCTTCGAGGGTGGCGATGAGGGTGGGGCCGCCCTGGAAGAATTGCGGCGTGCTCAACACGTCGGGCAGATTCGCGATGACCACGCGCGATCCGCCGGCGTAGAGTTGGCGGATGAGCGAGGTGAGATCGGCTTTCATTTGGGCCGGCGTATCCGAAGGCGCCTTTCCGCCGGTGAACGTGTACTTGAGCAAGTCGTTCGCACCGAGCCAGACGGTGGTGAGCGATGGGTGCAAGGATATGGCAGCTTTCACTTGCGTGAGCGGATGGACGTCGTTCGCAAATCCGCCTAGTACTGGATAGAACATGCCGCTCTCGCCGCTGACGACGGCCTGCAGCGCCGATGTCGGATCCTTCGGATTGAATGGATACGAACAGCTAGGCTGCTCGCCAGGCCCGGTGAGCGGGTTGATCATGAACAGCGCTTCGTGCACGGTCTGGCCCGGTATGCCGACATCGAGCACTTGCGCGCTCGGATTGAGGCGCGTCGCCGAATACGTGCCGAGCGTGTACGCTTCATTGTTATACGTGTCGCAACTGGAATGCGTGGCCGCGAACAGCGCGGTCGTTCCAAGGACGAGTTGCGATCCTAAGCCCGGCGCGCCAATGAGCGGCAGGGGCGATGTCGCCGGATCGTACATGGACGCCTGCGAAGCCCCCGTCGCTTGCTGGAACACGAGCGACCAGAATCCGTTTTCCTGAGTAGCCGGCACGAGATTGCCGGGAAATCCGGAGAGCGAGCTCGTGGTGTTAACGCCGAGCAGGCCGCCAGATTGGAAACCTGCGGTGAGACTGTCGCCGACGCCGACGATGCGCGTCAGTGCGGGTCCTTTCACCGGCGGTTGCGGAACTTTCGGCGCACTGCTCGAGCTCGAACAGCCGGCGACCACCAAAACCGCGGCGGCCGCTGCGAACGTGACTC
This window contains:
- a CDS encoding SGNH/GDSL hydrolase family protein, which produces MLRDIRVTFAAAAAVLVVAGCSSSSSAPKVPQPPVKGPALTRIVGVGDSLTAGFQSGGLLGVNTTSSLSGFPGNLVPATQENGFWSLVFQQATGASQASMYDPATSPLPLIGAPGLGSQLVLGTTALFAATHSSCDTYNNEAYTLGTYSATRLNPSAQVLDVGIPGQTVHEALFMINPLTGPGEQPSCSYPFNPKDPTSALQAVVSGESGMFYPVLGGFANDVHPLTQVKAAISLHPSLTTVWLGANDLLKYTFTGGKAPSDTPAQMKADLTSLIRQLYAGGSRVVIANLPDVLSTPQFFQGGPTLIATLEAAPFFVPPPAAQAVTAYIQSTYGVGPNGYLTESGLFVTLATLAGGGFQPVLSAPGDYLTDAFAAQVQALNTAYNAAIGAAATATKAPLVDIHALFAQIKQAGGVPINPPKCCSLAFLGGLLSFDGLHPSNTGYALIANDFIGTIDTGLGQSIPQLSSAQIFSIYSTDPYAQH